The following proteins are co-located in the Candidatus Margulisiibacteriota bacterium genome:
- the tyrS gene encoding tyrosine--tRNA ligase, whose product MDLKAQIEAFGRNSSDFIGREDLLEKLKEGRPLKIKWGADPSASDLHLGHTVVLRRLRLFQEFGHRVVFIIGDFTGMIGDPSGKSETRKPLSREEVMKNAETYKSQVFKVLDPKKTEVVLNSAWLSKLDLPQIMKLLSQYTVARMLERADFKERFKSNKEISIIEFLYPLMQGYDSVRIDADVELGGHDQIFNLLVGRELQKAYGKKQQAIITLPLLEGTDGKMKMSKSLGNYIGISEPPKEIYGKTMSIPDELMIKYFELLTDLPHESVKELDNGLKSGRIHPKKAKGDLAKLLVEQFHGKKAAQEAEKEFEEVFKNRELPLDIPVHRAVLAEGPLLITKVLVDAGLLPSVGEAKRMIKGGGVKLDGVKVDSQDQAFSKKGGFVLSIGRRRHVKVICE is encoded by the coding sequence ATGGACCTTAAGGCTCAGATAGAAGCATTTGGCCGCAATTCGAGCGATTTTATCGGCAGAGAAGACCTTCTGGAAAAACTCAAAGAGGGCCGTCCTCTTAAGATAAAATGGGGCGCCGATCCTTCGGCCAGCGACCTCCATCTGGGACATACCGTAGTTCTGCGCAGGCTCAGGCTCTTTCAGGAATTCGGGCACAGGGTGGTCTTTATAATAGGCGATTTTACCGGCATGATAGGAGATCCTTCCGGCAAATCAGAAACCAGGAAGCCTCTTTCAAGGGAAGAAGTGATGAAGAACGCCGAAACATATAAATCGCAGGTGTTCAAGGTCCTTGACCCAAAGAAGACGGAGGTTGTCCTTAACAGCGCCTGGCTTTCAAAACTGGACCTTCCCCAAATAATGAAACTTCTTTCACAGTATACTGTGGCAAGAATGCTTGAGCGGGCGGACTTCAAGGAGAGGTTCAAGTCCAATAAAGAGATAAGCATAATCGAATTCCTGTATCCTTTGATGCAGGGTTATGATTCGGTGAGGATAGATGCGGATGTTGAACTGGGGGGACATGACCAGATCTTTAACCTGCTTGTGGGCAGGGAACTTCAAAAAGCTTACGGAAAAAAGCAGCAGGCTATCATCACCCTGCCGCTTCTCGAAGGTACCGACGGCAAAATGAAGATGAGCAAGAGCCTGGGCAACTATATCGGAATCAGCGAGCCTCCTAAAGAGATCTACGGCAAGACCATGTCGATACCGGACGAACTGATGATAAAGTATTTCGAACTTCTCACAGATCTTCCGCATGAAAGTGTAAAGGAGCTCGACAACGGTTTAAAAAGCGGGCGGATACATCCTAAAAAAGCCAAAGGGGACCTCGCAAAGCTCCTGGTCGAGCAGTTCCACGGCAAAAAAGCCGCGCAGGAGGCCGAAAAGGAATTTGAAGAAGTATTTAAGAACAGGGAGCTTCCCTTAGACATTCCCGTCCACAGGGCTGTGCTTGCGGAAGGGCCGCTTCTAATCACAAAAGTGCTCGTTGACGCGGGGCTTCTTCCTTCGGTGGGCGAGGCAAAAAGGATGATAAAGGGAGGCGGTGTCAAGCTTGACGGGGTTAAAGTTGATTCGCAGGACCAGGCATTCTCAAAAAAAGGGGGCTTTGTCCTAAGCATA
- the aroB gene encoding 3-dehydroquinate synthase, protein MNKTRVRLKGASYDVLICDGEMNALGRALRNAGASTKIIAISDYNVGRLYGQVLRHCLRSSGFKVELLLVPPGEKQKSLKNAEKLYHALASLKASKDSSILSFGGGVIGDLTGFVAATYMRGIRLVHVPTTLLAMVDSGIGGKTGVNLDEGKNLVGSFYQPSLVFCDVSHILTLPEKEMRNGLSEIIKYGVIKDPQLFALLEKHVKGLKNPRLDRPKDFKGLMHLWVRIIERSASIKARIVEQDEKEQKGPRMLLNFGHTVGHALESLMGYSGISHGEAVAVGMAAASRAALKLRMLRSSDLDRIISLIEAVNLSARIPKKLKADDIISRLILDKKVRNGKLNFVLPRFIGSAVIRNDVPVRTIREALKDTGAK, encoded by the coding sequence ATGAACAAAACAAGGGTGAGGCTTAAGGGCGCTTCTTATGATGTCCTGATCTGCGACGGGGAAATGAACGCTCTTGGCAGGGCACTGAGGAACGCGGGGGCTTCCACCAAGATAATAGCAATTTCAGATTATAATGTCGGCAGGCTCTACGGCCAGGTCCTGAGACACTGCCTGCGCAGCTCCGGGTTTAAAGTCGAGCTTTTGCTTGTCCCCCCGGGAGAAAAGCAGAAATCTCTCAAGAACGCGGAAAAGCTCTATCACGCCCTGGCTTCCTTAAAGGCGTCCAAGGACTCCTCCATCCTGAGTTTTGGAGGAGGCGTGATAGGGGACCTTACCGGTTTTGTGGCCGCCACCTATATGAGGGGAATAAGGCTGGTGCATGTCCCGACCACACTTCTTGCAATGGTGGATTCTGGCATCGGCGGCAAGACGGGAGTTAACCTTGACGAAGGCAAGAACCTCGTGGGCTCCTTTTACCAGCCGTCCCTGGTGTTCTGCGATGTCTCGCACATCCTTACACTGCCTGAAAAAGAGATGAGGAACGGCCTTTCGGAGATCATCAAATACGGGGTAATAAAGGACCCTCAACTGTTCGCTCTGCTCGAAAAACACGTGAAAGGGCTAAAAAACCCGAGGCTTGACAGGCCCAAGGACTTCAAAGGCCTTATGCACCTCTGGGTCAGGATCATCGAGCGCTCCGCATCAATAAAGGCCAGGATAGTGGAACAGGACGAAAAGGAACAAAAAGGTCCGAGGATGCTGCTCAACTTTGGTCACACTGTCGGGCACGCCCTTGAGTCGCTCATGGGCTACAGCGGGATTTCGCACGGCGAGGCTGTTGCCGTTGGCATGGCTGCGGCATCCAGAGCAGCCTTAAAGCTGAGGATGCTAAGAAGTTCCGACCTTGACCGTATCATCTCCCTTATAGAGGCTGTGAATCTTTCTGCCAGGATACCCAAAAAGCTTAAAGCAGATGATATCATCTCAAGGCTGATACTGGACAAAAAGGTCAGGAACGGTAAGCTCAACTTTGTGCTGCCTCGCTTTATCGGCTCCGCCGTGATCCGCAATGATGTCCCTGTCAGGACCATAAGAGAAGCGCTTAAAGACACCGGAGCAAAATAA
- a CDS encoding S-layer homology domain-containing protein, whose product MRNLTRIYAAVFALLFLGFAQAVFSAEAIDIGAGARSIGMGRAYNAVTADGYSLFANPAGIAGLNSIQVVSMYGELSGDVSYTQLGAEFPTQYGVFGIGYAGSKAGEIVVSTVDATGRIVPFTTFNYGNDLYLFSYGNKYKDRLDYGITLKSFRKGSSQIQGGEGTGMNADAGLTYQVDKRFRLGLSLRNIMMGTLGAIKWGNGYVEQLPIELKLGLALQPREDILCLFDVNSKSEYPSDAKAGIEWNINKNFSLRAGAEQLAASDYSRYINYSAGVGVNYGSIKFDYAYYYDTILSYNSRHFISFAVTDIGKRQEAAKSALREKKPAALAVAKKITIPDVPDPHWASNAVQYVVSRKYLSLYPDGLFRPDKDVIRADLATVVLKVKYGAVPKDALEMSFTDVPKTYWARTAIGKAAGLDLLKGYPDGTFKPSGKVSLLDAILVCVKLGGLSPSGKDLAAYSNISPNHFAAAQIKAAKDAGLLDYVTSASLPTERPLTRAQLAWMLYKLKN is encoded by the coding sequence ATGCGGAACCTAACAAGAATATATGCTGCTGTTTTTGCTCTGCTGTTCCTTGGATTTGCCCAGGCGGTCTTTTCCGCAGAAGCCATTGATATAGGCGCCGGCGCAAGGTCAATAGGTATGGGCAGGGCATACAACGCTGTGACCGCGGACGGATATTCGCTTTTTGCAAATCCTGCCGGCATTGCCGGACTAAACTCTATACAAGTGGTCAGCATGTATGGAGAATTGAGCGGGGATGTGTCATACACCCAGCTTGGCGCCGAATTCCCGACCCAATACGGTGTATTCGGGATAGGATATGCAGGAAGCAAGGCGGGAGAGATAGTTGTAAGCACTGTGGACGCCACGGGCAGGATCGTTCCGTTCACCACCTTTAACTACGGGAACGACCTTTACCTTTTCAGTTACGGCAACAAATATAAGGACAGATTAGACTACGGCATAACATTAAAATCCTTCAGAAAGGGAAGCAGCCAGATACAGGGAGGGGAGGGCACAGGCATGAACGCTGATGCTGGCCTCACTTATCAGGTAGATAAAAGGTTCCGTTTAGGCCTTTCGCTGCGCAACATTATGATGGGAACCCTCGGGGCTATAAAATGGGGGAACGGGTATGTGGAACAGCTTCCCATTGAGCTCAAGCTTGGGCTCGCGCTCCAGCCCAGAGAGGACATTCTTTGCCTGTTCGATGTCAACTCAAAATCGGAATATCCTTCCGATGCCAAGGCGGGAATAGAGTGGAATATCAATAAGAACTTTTCTCTGAGGGCGGGGGCCGAACAACTGGCCGCAAGCGATTATTCCAGGTATATTAATTACAGCGCGGGGGTGGGTGTCAATTACGGCAGCATAAAGTTCGATTACGCGTATTATTATGACACGATACTGTCCTACAATTCCAGGCATTTTATATCATTTGCCGTAACTGACATCGGTAAGAGGCAGGAAGCCGCAAAATCGGCCCTTCGGGAAAAGAAACCAGCTGCTTTGGCAGTTGCAAAAAAGATCACCATACCGGATGTGCCGGATCCTCACTGGGCCAGCAACGCGGTCCAGTATGTTGTTAGCAGAAAATATCTTTCTCTTTATCCAGACGGTCTGTTCAGGCCGGATAAGGATGTTATCAGGGCGGATCTAGCCACAGTTGTTCTTAAAGTAAAATACGGCGCGGTACCCAAGGACGCTTTAGAAATGTCATTTACGGATGTCCCTAAAACCTATTGGGCCAGAACGGCAATAGGCAAAGCGGCAGGGCTTGATCTGCTCAAGGGTTATCCGGACGGCACTTTTAAACCCAGCGGAAAAGTATCCCTGTTGGACGCGATACTGGTCTGTGTCAAACTTGGAGGTTTATCTCCGTCGGGCAAAGACCTTGCTGCCTATTCAAACATCTCCCCGAACCACTTTGCGGCGGCGCAGATCAAAGCGGCCAAGGACGCTGGTTTGCTTGATTATGTCACCTCGGCGTCTCTGCCAACAGAAAGACCTCTGACCAGGGCTCAGCTGGCCTGGATGTTATACAAATTAAAGAATTAG
- a CDS encoding shikimate kinase, giving the protein MKKNIILIGFMATGKTAVGKALAKKLKFKYVSTDDLAEKAAGMKIPEIFKKYGEKRFRKIETKVLSALKKSQNAVISCGGGIVISAGNRKALKKLGTVVLLKASPAVINSRLGRLKNRPILDIKNQKERLAQIKRLLKKREDYYKKAKNFTIDTAGLTPLRAAAVISNKLSLYI; this is encoded by the coding sequence ATGAAAAAAAATATCATCCTGATAGGCTTTATGGCCACCGGAAAGACCGCGGTAGGGAAAGCGCTTGCAAAAAAGCTGAAGTTTAAGTATGTTTCGACCGATGACCTCGCAGAAAAAGCCGCAGGAATGAAGATACCGGAGATCTTTAAAAAATATGGAGAAAAGCGCTTCAGGAAGATCGAAACAAAAGTCCTTAGTGCGCTAAAGAAAAGTCAAAATGCCGTGATCTCCTGCGGAGGCGGCATAGTTATAAGCGCAGGCAACAGAAAGGCCCTCAAAAAACTGGGTACGGTGGTCTTGCTTAAAGCTTCTCCGGCTGTCATTAATTCCAGACTTGGCAGGCTCAAGAACAGGCCTATCCTGGACATAAAAAACCAGAAAGAGAGGCTGGCCCAGATCAAAAGGCTTCTAAAAAAAAGGGAGGATTATTACAAAAAAGCAAAGAACTTCACTATTGACACCGCAGGCCTTACCCCTTTAAGGGCTGCTGCTGTTATCTCAAATAAATTATCTCTTTACATATAA
- a CDS encoding metalloregulator ArsR/SmtB family transcription factor, whose protein sequence is MNLLSQKYGAYLEVLGNPERLRILELLLGKELCVQEINSHLFASQATVSYHLALLKRAGFVSCVKAGKFIYYTADLNNIKKYLKDFVRDFTCAPSSR, encoded by the coding sequence TTGAACCTTCTTAGCCAAAAGTACGGTGCTTATCTTGAGGTCCTGGGCAATCCCGAAAGGCTTAGGATACTTGAACTGCTGCTTGGAAAGGAATTGTGCGTCCAGGAGATAAACAGCCACCTTTTTGCAAGCCAGGCGACCGTATCCTATCACTTGGCGCTGCTTAAGAGGGCCGGCTTTGTATCCTGCGTCAAGGCAGGAAAATTCATTTATTATACCGCGGACCTGAACAACATCAAGAAATACCTGAAAGACTTTGTAAGGGATTTTACCTGCGCACCCAGTTCAAGATGA
- the panB gene encoding 3-methyl-2-oxobutanoate hydroxymethyltransferase, translating into MPRFPASGLLQKKSAGEKITCLTAYDAFTAHVLEEAGLDIILTGDSLGNVVLGYPDTRQVTIEDMIRHTAAVRRGAQKSFITADLPFGSVSSGNQRIKKDSIRLINEAGADAVKIEGVFELEAIKELAALGINVMGHLGYLPQSCSRPALTGRDAESAKKLGEEALLLQQAGVFAVVLELVEENTASAISKNLNIPTIGIGSGKGCDGQVLVTNDITGLTFGKVPGFAKKYDDLGTRLKACVNNFVSDVKNSS; encoded by the coding sequence ATGCCCCGCTTTCCTGCTTCCGGTCTTCTTCAAAAGAAAAGCGCCGGTGAAAAGATCACCTGCCTTACCGCCTACGACGCTTTTACGGCCCATGTGCTGGAAGAAGCCGGCCTGGACATCATCCTGACGGGTGATTCTCTGGGCAATGTCGTGCTTGGCTATCCTGACACAAGGCAGGTGACGATAGAGGACATGATAAGGCACACGGCCGCGGTCAGGCGCGGAGCCCAAAAGTCTTTCATAACAGCGGACCTGCCTTTTGGTTCGGTTTCTTCTGGAAATCAACGGATAAAAAAAGATTCGATAAGGTTGATAAACGAAGCGGGCGCGGATGCTGTAAAGATCGAAGGGGTTTTTGAGCTTGAAGCCATAAAAGAGCTGGCTGCTTTAGGCATCAATGTTATGGGGCATTTGGGATACCTTCCGCAGAGCTGCAGCCGTCCCGCTCTAACGGGCCGCGACGCAGAAAGCGCAAAAAAACTTGGCGAAGAAGCGCTGCTCCTGCAGCAGGCGGGAGTTTTTGCTGTTGTCCTGGAATTGGTGGAGGAGAACACGGCCTCTGCTATCTCAAAAAACCTTAACATACCGACTATAGGGATCGGATCAGGTAAGGGCTGCGACGGGCAGGTTTTGGTGACAAATGACATTACTGGGCTGACTTTTGGAAAGGTCCCGGGGTTCGCAAAAAAATATGATGATCTGGGCACCAGGCTCAAAGCCTGTGTGAACAATTTTGTCAGCGATGTTAAGAACTCATCTTGA
- the cdaA gene encoding diadenylate cyclase CdaA, which translates to MTIPFGISLIDLIDIIIVSVILYQIFVWLKGTAGMQLLRGLLIIFAVYFLAQQLGLRTLNWLMERFVTIILIVIIIVFQPELRRALERIGRGRFLSKFGISLGTKGSAVVRQLIDAVEKCAQEKIGALIVLERNTGLNEFLESGIKIDAPVSEELLITILTPQTPLHDGAIIIQGDRIAAAGCLLPLSESRLIDRRLGTRHRAAVGMSEQSDSLVIVVSERTGTISVAENGYLQRFLSKELLEERLFDLYKTDSHRSKFAFWKKKE; encoded by the coding sequence GTGACAATACCATTCGGGATCTCGCTGATAGACCTCATCGATATCATCATCGTGTCGGTCATTCTGTACCAGATCTTTGTTTGGCTAAAAGGAACGGCCGGGATGCAGCTTCTTCGCGGGCTTCTGATAATCTTTGCGGTCTATTTCCTTGCCCAGCAGCTGGGGCTGCGCACGCTCAACTGGCTTATGGAAAGATTTGTCACCATCATTCTGATCGTAATAATAATAGTGTTCCAGCCGGAACTGCGCAGGGCGCTCGAGAGAATAGGCAGAGGACGGTTCCTTTCCAAGTTCGGTATCTCGCTAGGCACCAAGGGCAGCGCCGTGGTGCGCCAGCTTATCGATGCCGTAGAAAAATGCGCGCAGGAAAAGATAGGGGCGCTCATTGTCCTTGAAAGGAACACAGGACTTAACGAATTTTTGGAGTCCGGAATAAAAATAGATGCCCCGGTCAGCGAAGAACTGCTGATAACCATTCTTACTCCGCAGACACCGCTGCACGACGGCGCCATCATTATCCAGGGCGACAGGATCGCGGCGGCGGGCTGTCTTCTTCCGCTTTCGGAAAGCAGGCTCATAGACAGGCGTCTGGGTACCCGTCATCGGGCTGCGGTGGGAATGAGCGAACAGTCCGATTCTCTTGTCATCGTTGTCTCCGAAAGGACGGGGACTATCTCCGTAGCGGAGAACGGCTATCTACAGAGGTTCCTCAGCAAGGAACTGCTGGAAGAAAGGCTCTTTGACCTTTACAAAACCGATTCCCACAGGTCCAAATTCGCTTTCTGGAAAAAGAAGGAATAA
- the lysA gene encoding diaminopimelate decarboxylase: MNLPLSAKIKDNGTLEIGGCDAAELAAEFGTPLYVIDELTVAKKCRLYTDALKKHYPDSLAIFASKAFCVSGILKLVHEQGLGIDVSTSGELYTALKASCDMEKLFFHGNNKSVSEIAFGIKSGVGTFIADNTDEIGMISQEAARQGKEVRVMLRINPGVEAHTHDFIRTGMTDSKFGIPKEEALKAVTLLKSLKGLEFAGLHSHIGSQIFEKQSFCAEIDVLAELASQIKKSLGLDCAGLDLGGGIGIRYTSQDEDPSIEDFVECMAARIKDNCRRHKLKEPHLILEPGRSIIAEAGVTLYEAGAVKEIPGIRKYVLVDGGMADNPRPILYQAKYEALVANKAGQKPQEKYTIAGKACESGDILIKDIKLPRIERGDIIAVLCTGAYNYSMASNYNRLIRPAVIGVKDGRPRLIVRRESNEDLVRNDL, translated from the coding sequence ATGAACCTCCCCTTGTCGGCAAAAATAAAGGACAACGGAACGCTTGAGATCGGAGGCTGCGATGCGGCAGAGCTTGCCGCTGAGTTCGGGACGCCTCTTTATGTGATCGACGAATTGACCGTGGCAAAAAAGTGCCGCCTCTACACCGACGCTTTAAAAAAGCATTATCCTGATTCACTGGCCATTTTTGCCAGTAAAGCCTTTTGCGTGTCAGGGATACTGAAGCTGGTCCACGAGCAGGGCCTTGGGATCGATGTTTCCACATCGGGAGAGCTCTACACCGCTCTTAAGGCCTCCTGCGACATGGAAAAACTGTTCTTTCACGGCAACAACAAATCTGTTTCCGAAATAGCCTTTGGCATAAAGTCCGGGGTCGGGACTTTTATCGCGGACAATACTGACGAGATCGGGATGATAAGCCAGGAGGCCGCAAGACAGGGAAAAGAAGTTAGAGTGATGCTGAGGATAAATCCCGGAGTGGAGGCCCATACGCATGATTTTATAAGGACGGGAATGACGGATTCAAAGTTCGGCATACCAAAGGAAGAAGCCCTCAAAGCCGTAACTTTGCTAAAAAGCCTCAAAGGCCTTGAGTTTGCAGGGCTTCATTCCCACATCGGTTCCCAGATCTTTGAAAAACAATCCTTCTGCGCCGAGATAGATGTCCTTGCAGAACTGGCGTCTCAGATCAAAAAGTCACTGGGACTTGACTGCGCCGGCCTTGACCTTGGAGGCGGTATCGGGATAAGGTACACTTCCCAGGACGAGGACCCGTCCATCGAGGATTTTGTTGAGTGCATGGCGGCCAGGATAAAAGACAACTGCCGCAGACATAAACTAAAAGAACCGCATCTGATCCTGGAGCCGGGAAGGTCCATAATAGCCGAGGCGGGAGTAACGCTTTATGAAGCGGGAGCGGTCAAAGAGATCCCGGGAATAAGGAAGTATGTTCTGGTGGACGGAGGCATGGCTGATAATCCCAGACCGATACTGTATCAAGCAAAATATGAAGCGCTTGTCGCAAACAAAGCCGGGCAGAAGCCGCAGGAAAAATACACCATTGCGGGAAAGGCCTGCGAGTCCGGTGATATTCTGATAAAAGACATTAAACTGCCCAGGATAGAAAGAGGCGACATCATTGCTGTTCTTTGCACGGGGGCCTACAATTATTCCATGGCCAGCAACTATAACAGGCTGATACGCCCGGCGGTTATCGGAGTTAAAGACGGACGTCCCAGGCTTATCGTAAGGAGAGAGTCAAACGAGGATCTTGTGAGGAACGACCTGTGA
- the cimA gene encoding citramalate synthase: MAVKLFDTTLRDGAQTEGISFSVEDKIKITKLLDSLGIHFIEGGWPGSNPKDIAYFERIKEVPLKNSTIVAFSSTRRPGVSVEADKNIETLINAGTKAVSIFGKSWDFHVVDALKTTLEENLSMIYDTVAYLKGKGKEVFYDAEHFFDGYKADPEYALKTLLEAEKAGADVLCLCDTNGGTLAFEAQRIINEVKKHVTKPLGIHAHNDSECAVSVSGMAVHCGCAYVQGTMNGYGERCGNANLCSIIPIIKLKIKDDCISDANLARLTEVARHISEIANLPLPPHQPFVGRSAFAHKGGIHVSAVLKHPETYEHIKPELVGNGRRATISELSGVSNLMFKARDFGVDLKKDSPHVKDLLAKLKQMEHGGYQFEEGEASFEVLLKKELGLFKLPFEWHKFDVRSVKEKNRKMCVEARVEIKIGRKKIRAKGQGNGPVNALDEAVRGTLMDRFPAVKRMKLTDYKVRVLDSSDGTAAKVRVLIESSDDKSSWGTVGVSSNVIEASWLALIDSIEYRLMKEGI; encoded by the coding sequence ATGGCTGTCAAATTGTTCGACACCACTTTGCGCGACGGCGCCCAGACCGAGGGGATCTCTTTTTCGGTCGAGGATAAAATAAAGATAACAAAGCTTCTGGATTCTCTGGGCATACACTTTATTGAGGGGGGCTGGCCCGGTTCAAATCCAAAAGACATCGCCTATTTCGAAAGGATAAAAGAAGTCCCTCTAAAGAATTCCACTATAGTTGCTTTTAGCAGCACAAGGCGGCCGGGCGTTTCAGTTGAGGCGGACAAGAACATCGAGACTCTTATAAACGCCGGAACTAAGGCCGTTTCCATCTTCGGCAAAAGCTGGGATTTTCATGTGGTGGACGCTCTAAAGACCACGCTGGAAGAAAACCTTTCTATGATATACGATACGGTGGCCTACCTCAAGGGCAAAGGCAAAGAGGTGTTCTATGACGCCGAACATTTTTTTGACGGTTATAAGGCCGATCCCGAATATGCCCTTAAGACGCTGCTTGAGGCTGAAAAGGCAGGGGCCGATGTCCTTTGTCTTTGCGATACCAACGGAGGAACTCTGGCCTTTGAGGCTCAAAGGATCATCAATGAGGTGAAAAAACATGTGACAAAGCCGCTTGGCATCCATGCTCATAATGATTCGGAATGCGCGGTTTCGGTCTCTGGAATGGCCGTTCACTGCGGCTGCGCCTATGTGCAGGGCACCATGAACGGTTACGGGGAAAGATGCGGCAATGCCAATCTGTGCTCCATCATCCCGATAATAAAACTGAAGATAAAGGACGACTGCATATCGGACGCCAACCTTGCAAGACTTACAGAAGTGGCAAGACATATAAGCGAGATAGCTAACCTGCCTTTGCCGCCTCACCAGCCTTTTGTGGGCAGGTCAGCTTTTGCCCACAAAGGCGGCATTCATGTAAGCGCGGTGCTCAAGCATCCAGAGACCTATGAGCATATAAAGCCGGAGCTGGTGGGCAACGGCCGCAGGGCCACCATCTCGGAATTGTCAGGTGTCAGCAACCTGATGTTCAAGGCCAGGGATTTTGGAGTAGACCTTAAAAAGGATTCTCCCCATGTCAAGGACCTGCTTGCAAAACTTAAGCAGATGGAGCACGGAGGCTATCAGTTCGAAGAAGGGGAAGCCTCTTTTGAGGTGCTCTTAAAAAAAGAGCTTGGTCTTTTCAAACTTCCTTTTGAATGGCATAAATTCGATGTTCGCTCGGTCAAAGAAAAGAACAGAAAAATGTGCGTTGAGGCAAGGGTCGAGATAAAGATAGGAAGGAAAAAGATAAGGGCAAAAGGGCAGGGCAACGGCCCCGTCAATGCCCTTGATGAGGCAGTGCGCGGCACTTTGATGGACAGGTTCCCTGCCGTCAAAAGAATGAAACTTACCGATTACAAGGTCAGGGTCCTTGACAGCTCCGACGGCACTGCGGCAAAGGTCAGGGTCCTGATAGAGTCTTCCGACGATAAAAGCTCCTGGGGCACGGTCGGGGTATCCTCAAATGTGATCGAGGCCAGCTGGCTGGCACTGATAGACAGTATCGAATATCGCCTCATGAAAGAGGGCATTTAA
- a CDS encoding uracil-DNA glycosylase produces MDLAAYQKIREECLSCKKCALSKKRKKVVFSSGPVPCDLMLIGEGPGADEDEQGIPFVGRAGQLLTKIFESVGINRNNEVYITNIVKCRPPENRAPLREETDACYPYLEAQIKYVNPKILILTGSPACKVVLKNDAPMSRIRGNWTKLEGTDISVMPIFHPSYLLRNPSKEKGSPKWLTWQDMIEVKNALDCVRKVKSLAQ; encoded by the coding sequence ATGGACCTTGCCGCCTACCAAAAGATAAGAGAAGAATGTCTTTCCTGCAAAAAGTGCGCGCTTTCTAAAAAACGCAAAAAAGTGGTATTTTCCTCAGGCCCGGTTCCGTGCGACCTTATGCTGATAGGCGAAGGTCCGGGAGCCGATGAGGACGAGCAGGGAATCCCTTTTGTCGGAAGAGCCGGCCAGCTGCTGACAAAGATCTTTGAGTCCGTGGGCATTAACAGGAACAATGAAGTCTATATCACAAATATCGTAAAATGCAGGCCTCCCGAGAACAGGGCTCCCTTAAGAGAAGAAACAGACGCCTGCTATCCCTATCTTGAGGCTCAGATAAAATATGTGAACCCCAAGATACTGATCCTGACGGGCTCTCCGGCCTGCAAGGTCGTGCTTAAGAACGATGCTCCCATGTCAAGGATAAGAGGCAACTGGACAAAACTGGAAGGAACTGATATTTCTGTGATGCCGATATTTCACCCGTCATACCTGCTTAGGAACCCGTCAAAAGAAAAAGGCTCTCCCAAATGGCTGACCTGGCAGGATATGATAGAGGTAAAGAACGCGCTGGACTGCGTCAGAAAGGTAAAGTCCCTTGCACAATGA
- a CDS encoding carbon-nitrogen family hydrolase, whose amino-acid sequence MKKRVISLLQMDIKTADPSHNLDRAAKLFEKAAQRRSEFICLPEMWSTGFAYDDLPAISKTWHKETIGFLTGWAKRSGAWVFGGSIPENDGGKVYNTSFVFDPSGKQIGAYRKIHIFSPTGEHEHFDHGRKMPVFEAGGAITASEICYDIRFPELSRKYWEKGAKLVFVPAQFPSKRVDHWLTLLKARAIENHCFMAGCNRIGRDRIYEYPGESVIYDPFGKIIEKASHREEVLTAQIDLSTVDEANKRIPIEKDRRPEVY is encoded by the coding sequence ATGAAAAAACGGGTGATCTCTCTCCTTCAAATGGACATAAAGACTGCTGATCCGTCTCACAACCTGGACCGGGCCGCGAAACTGTTCGAGAAAGCCGCCCAGAGAAGGTCCGAGTTCATTTGCCTTCCCGAAATGTGGTCCACCGGTTTTGCCTATGACGACCTCCCTGCCATATCAAAAACCTGGCATAAAGAAACTATTGGTTTTCTCACCGGCTGGGCAAAGAGAAGTGGCGCGTGGGTATTTGGGGGCTCCATCCCCGAAAACGACGGGGGAAAGGTTTACAATACATCTTTTGTATTTGACCCGTCAGGAAAACAGATCGGAGCTTACCGCAAGATACACATCTTTTCCCCCACGGGAGAGCATGAACACTTTGACCACGGCAGGAAAATGCCTGTTTTTGAGGCGGGAGGAGCAATAACGGCCTCCGAAATATGCTATGACATCAGATTCCCGGAACTTTCAAGAAAATACTGGGAAAAAGGGGCAAAACTGGTCTTTGTCCCGGCGCAGTTCCCGTCCAAAAGAGTTGACCACTGGCTTACCCTGCTAAAAGCGCGGGCCATAGAGAACCATTGTTTTATGGCGGGCTGCAACAGGATCGGAAGAGACAGGATATACGAATACCCTGGAGAATCGGTTATCTATGACCCTTTCGGCAAGATCATAGAAAAAGCCTCCCACAGGGAAGAAGTGCTAACCGCGCAGATTGACCTGTCGACAGTGGACGAGGCCAATAAAAGGATACCGATAGAAAAAGACAGAAGGCCGGAAGTTTATTGA